Proteins co-encoded in one Nitrosopumilus sp. genomic window:
- the hemB gene encoding porphobilinogen synthase, translated as MSFPARRLRRLRTSEKMRELIQQTTLSPKDFICPVFVQEELKTRVNVESMSEIERLPLKDINDEVGTISDLGIPAIMLFGIPTQKDEAGTSAFDDNGIVQKAISQIRKNFGDKIVIMSDVCLCQFTSTGHCGIIQGDKIDNDTSLDTLVKIAVSQAKAGVDTVSPSAMMDGQVAAIRKALDDEGFTDVSIMSHSAKHRSNFYSPFRDAAECAPKFGDRKTYQVPYTNAREAMMEVETDINEGVDIVMIKPALSYLDLIAETRKKFNIPVAAYSVSGEYALVKAASQLGYVNEKDITEEILYSIKRAGADMIVTYFAKSAARFLQEA; from the coding sequence ATGTCATTTCCTGCAAGACGCCTTCGCAGACTAAGAACATCTGAAAAGATGAGAGAATTGATTCAACAGACCACATTATCTCCAAAAGATTTCATTTGCCCAGTATTTGTTCAAGAAGAACTAAAAACAAGAGTAAATGTAGAATCAATGTCAGAAATCGAAAGGCTTCCATTAAAAGACATAAACGATGAGGTAGGAACAATTAGCGATTTAGGGATTCCTGCAATCATGCTTTTCGGCATCCCAACTCAAAAAGATGAAGCAGGCACTTCAGCATTTGACGATAATGGAATTGTTCAAAAGGCAATATCTCAGATTAGGAAAAATTTTGGCGATAAAATAGTGATAATGTCAGATGTTTGTCTATGCCAATTCACATCTACTGGACATTGTGGAATTATTCAAGGAGACAAAATTGATAACGACACCAGTTTAGATACACTTGTAAAAATAGCTGTTAGCCAAGCAAAAGCAGGTGTAGATACAGTATCACCATCAGCAATGATGGACGGTCAAGTTGCTGCAATTAGAAAAGCGCTTGATGATGAAGGATTTACAGATGTTTCAATAATGTCTCATTCAGCTAAACATCGTTCAAACTTTTATTCACCATTTAGAGATGCAGCAGAATGTGCACCAAAATTCGGAGACAGAAAAACATACCAAGTTCCATATACAAATGCAAGAGAAGCAATGATGGAAGTTGAGACAGACATCAATGAAGGAGTAGATATTGTGATGATAAAACCAGCATTATCCTATTTAGATTTAATAGCAGAAACTAGAAAAAAATTCAACATCCCAGTTGCTGCATACAGTGTTTCTGGAGAATATGCTTTGGTAAAAGCTGCATCACAACTAGGATATGTGAATGAAAAAGACATCACAGAGGAAATACTATACTCAATTAAAAGAGCAGGAGCAGACATGATAGTAACATATTTTGCAAAATCTGCTGCAAGATTTCTTCAAGAGGCATGA